One Burkholderia pyrrocinia DNA segment encodes these proteins:
- a CDS encoding hybrid sensor histidine kinase/response regulator, with the protein MPAKLKRLVSHAAVAVRKPFEPGRVRRQQQFLLYASGAAISVFVLVCAALVLLLDVQESLERFRVEFTERRAELVAEVEIMRALRNRYVEDMELQWASVVENSRSLPGVLAGKHGKQTFVGRNGRIAIAAFADIPPAASANSHLPYLARYLEPVEVTGVLPPPQPADPGGTSYLIDPNGDFIVAAGHPLVKRALALPGGFDVKALVEQLRPMTNDTSVSMAPVARQNTIALERRFDPVLGRSVLRMAQWVRGANGKPVVWFVINSPPLIEGILRSPGAGREYALVDSSGNLLLGGQPDSTMVARALEHARHDAGERAAAHRVGMNFVVSDRIPRSDEVVMATISWRAVLSDVALRASLTVAPALFAIALLWIAIVMFDKRALRPANRRVIRLIESEALNRTLIRTAPAGLVLLSFVDGEAIVRNDAMIAYERDVSGEPLGKRLWRAYRDGAPAGNARGRVTRELAVERAGSGTVYLDAHIVRTRYRGIDVLLCTLLDITARKQAEEMLRDAREAAELANKAKSTFLATMSHEIRTPLNAIIGNLELMERAQMAAPMRRRLGTIMSSSDALLRVINDVLDLSKAESNQMVLESIPFDLRRVVNDVAAIFRPLADAKNLALTCRIAPDLVDGYVGDSARLRQLVSNLVSNAIKFTKRGGVTIDVRLAPAGPAGRGVEIAVRDTGIGIPEDSLPTLFDVYVQTDASIYRRFGGTGLGLPLCRRIVTLMRGELSVDSRLGEGTVFVAELPLPEAPSGWRDDAPEPGTFANTAHGYEAEAGSEAGAEADAEADDDEPLRVLVAEDHPASRALLRDQLDALRYDATIVSNGIEAMRAFFEQPYDVVLTDLGMPELDGFALANFLREQGARVPVIAMTAHATDEDRRRCEQVGVAEVVLKPLSIETLDAALRRHAGRDATSPVPAHGQVPVAPAMTDEVRRTLHDATLHSLAAIGDALAHGDADTLRIELHSMRGGFALAGDVDASDACARAEHAMQDGGPEALQRIWHSTEDTVRLALGRLSTGGRSGSHDAGK; encoded by the coding sequence ATGCCTGCAAAGCTGAAAAGACTTGTATCTCACGCCGCGGTGGCGGTTCGCAAGCCATTCGAGCCGGGGCGCGTCCGGCGGCAGCAGCAGTTCCTGCTGTACGCAAGCGGCGCGGCGATCTCGGTGTTCGTTCTGGTGTGCGCGGCGCTCGTTTTGCTGCTCGACGTGCAGGAGTCCCTCGAGCGCTTCCGGGTCGAGTTCACGGAGCGCAGGGCCGAACTCGTTGCCGAGGTGGAGATCATGAGGGCGCTGCGGAATCGCTATGTCGAGGACATGGAACTGCAATGGGCCAGCGTCGTTGAAAATTCGCGAAGCCTGCCCGGGGTGCTCGCCGGCAAGCACGGCAAGCAGACGTTCGTCGGGCGAAATGGACGAATTGCGATCGCCGCATTCGCCGACATCCCGCCGGCCGCATCGGCGAACAGTCACTTGCCTTACCTCGCGCGCTATCTCGAGCCGGTCGAGGTGACGGGCGTCCTGCCGCCGCCACAACCGGCCGATCCGGGCGGTACTTCCTATCTGATCGATCCGAACGGCGATTTCATCGTTGCGGCAGGGCATCCGCTGGTGAAACGAGCGCTTGCGCTGCCAGGCGGTTTCGATGTAAAGGCACTCGTCGAGCAATTGCGACCGATGACGAACGATACATCCGTATCGATGGCGCCCGTCGCTCGTCAAAACACGATTGCGCTTGAGCGGCGATTCGATCCGGTGCTCGGACGCTCCGTGCTGCGTATGGCGCAATGGGTGCGTGGCGCGAACGGCAAGCCGGTCGTCTGGTTCGTCATCAACAGCCCGCCGCTGATAGAGGGGATACTGCGCTCGCCGGGTGCCGGCAGGGAATACGCGCTCGTCGATTCCAGCGGAAATCTCCTGCTCGGCGGGCAACCCGACAGCACGATGGTGGCCCGTGCGCTCGAGCATGCGCGCCACGACGCCGGCGAACGAGCGGCCGCGCATCGTGTCGGCATGAACTTCGTCGTCAGCGACAGGATACCGAGATCGGACGAGGTGGTGATGGCGACCATCTCATGGCGTGCCGTTCTGAGTGACGTAGCCTTGCGCGCGAGCTTGACGGTCGCGCCCGCGCTCTTCGCAATCGCGCTGCTGTGGATTGCAATCGTGATGTTCGACAAGCGCGCGCTGCGTCCGGCGAATCGGCGGGTGATTCGCCTGATCGAAAGCGAGGCGCTCAACCGGACGCTGATCCGCACGGCGCCGGCCGGGCTCGTGCTGCTGTCGTTCGTCGACGGCGAAGCGATCGTGCGCAACGACGCGATGATCGCGTACGAGCGGGACGTGTCGGGCGAGCCGCTCGGCAAGCGCTTGTGGCGCGCGTACCGGGACGGCGCGCCAGCCGGCAACGCGCGTGGGCGCGTCACGCGGGAGCTGGCCGTCGAGCGCGCGGGATCCGGCACCGTCTATCTCGACGCGCACATCGTGCGCACCAGGTATCGCGGGATCGACGTGCTGCTGTGCACGCTGCTCGACATCACGGCCCGCAAGCAGGCGGAAGAGATGCTGCGCGACGCGCGCGAGGCCGCCGAGCTCGCGAACAAGGCGAAGTCGACGTTTCTCGCGACGATGAGCCACGAGATCCGCACGCCGCTCAACGCGATCATCGGTAACCTGGAGCTGATGGAGCGCGCACAGATGGCGGCGCCGATGCGGCGCCGGCTCGGGACGATCATGTCGTCGTCCGATGCGCTGCTGCGCGTGATCAACGACGTGCTCGACCTGTCGAAGGCCGAGTCGAACCAGATGGTGCTGGAAAGCATTCCGTTCGACCTGCGTCGTGTCGTGAACGACGTGGCCGCGATCTTCCGCCCGCTCGCGGACGCGAAAAACCTGGCGCTGACGTGCCGCATTGCCCCGGATCTCGTCGATGGTTACGTGGGCGATTCGGCCCGGCTGCGGCAACTGGTCTCGAACCTCGTCAGCAATGCGATCAAGTTTACGAAGCGCGGCGGCGTGACGATCGACGTGCGGCTTGCACCGGCGGGCCCGGCCGGCCGTGGCGTCGAAATCGCCGTCCGCGATACGGGCATCGGCATTCCTGAAGACAGCCTGCCGACCCTGTTCGACGTCTATGTCCAGACCGATGCGTCGATCTACCGGCGCTTCGGCGGCACGGGGCTCGGGCTGCCGCTGTGTCGGCGCATCGTGACGCTGATGCGTGGCGAACTGAGCGTCGACAGCCGTCTTGGCGAAGGCACGGTTTTCGTGGCTGAGTTGCCGTTGCCCGAAGCACCGTCCGGCTGGCGAGACGATGCGCCGGAACCCGGGACGTTCGCGAATACCGCGCACGGGTACGAAGCGGAGGCGGGATCCGAAGCGGGCGCAGAGGCAGACGCGGAGGCAGACGATGACGAACCGCTGCGCGTGCTCGTCGCCGAGGATCATCCGGCAAGCCGGGCGTTGCTGCGCGACCAGCTCGACGCGCTGCGCTACGACGCCACGATCGTATCCAACGGCATCGAGGCGATGCGCGCCTTCTTCGAGCAGCCGTACGACGTCGTGCTGACCGATCTCGGCATGCCGGAACTCGACGGCTTCGCGCTCGCGAATTTCTTGCGCGAGCAGGGCGCCCGCGTGCCCGTGATCGCGATGACGGCACACGCGACCGACGAGGATCGCCGGCGCTGCGAACAGGTTGGCGTGGCGGAGGTCGTGCTCAAGCCGCTGTCGATCGAGACACTCGACGCCGCGTTGCGGCGGCATGCGGGACGCGACGCGACGTCGCCCGTGCCGGCGCACGGGCAAGTGCCTGTCGCGCCCGCGATGACCGACGAGGTGCGGCGCACGCTGCACGACGCGACGCTGCATTCGCTCGCGGCGATCGGCGACGCGCTCGCGCACGGCGACGCCGATACGCTTCGCATCGAACTGCATTCGATGCGTGGCGGCTTCGCGCTGGCGGGCGATGTCGATGCGAGCGACGCATGCGCGCGGGCCGAACACGCGATGCAGGATGGCGGCCCGGAAGCACTGCAGCGCATCTGGCATTCGACCGAGGATACCGTTCGGTTGGCACTCGGACGACTGTCGACGGGTGGCAGGTCAGGCTCGCACGACGCGGGCAAATAG
- a CDS encoding response regulator, with the protein MDEFFVRVMVADDHPASALGMSQAMQGNSTIKLVGTVSNSTDLVAALDAQQSDVLVLDYVMPGGKYGDGLVLLSFLQRRYPALHIVTITMIDNPSVLRAIHRQGVSCILSKSDAISHLIGAVHAAYVGANYMSPFIKQLLQDVESEPATRALTTREIEVVRLFGAGYTVGEIAAQLHRSKQTISSQKSSAMKKLGIVRDADLIRYNDEQKLAGASDGDASPT; encoded by the coding sequence ATGGACGAATTCTTTGTGCGCGTGATGGTGGCCGACGATCATCCGGCGTCAGCACTCGGCATGTCGCAGGCGATGCAAGGCAACAGCACGATCAAGCTCGTGGGTACCGTTTCGAACTCGACGGACCTGGTCGCGGCGCTCGACGCGCAGCAGAGCGACGTGCTCGTGCTCGACTATGTGATGCCGGGCGGCAAGTACGGCGACGGGCTCGTGCTGCTGTCGTTCCTGCAGCGCCGCTATCCGGCGCTGCATATCGTGACGATCACGATGATCGACAATCCGAGCGTGCTGCGCGCGATCCACAGGCAGGGCGTGAGTTGCATCCTCAGCAAGTCGGACGCGATCTCGCACCTGATCGGCGCCGTGCATGCCGCGTACGTCGGTGCGAACTACATGTCGCCATTCATCAAGCAGCTCCTGCAGGACGTCGAATCCGAGCCCGCCACTCGCGCACTGACGACGCGCGAGATCGAGGTTGTCCGATTGTTCGGCGCGGGCTACACGGTGGGCGAGATCGCCGCGCAGCTTCATCGCAGCAAGCAGACCATCAGTTCGCAAAAGTCGAGCGCGATGAAGAAACTCGGGATCGTTCGCGACGCGGATCTGATCCGCTATAACGACGAGCAAAAGCTCGCGGGCGCGTCCGACGGCGATGCGTCGCCGACATGA
- a CDS encoding hybrid sensor histidine kinase/response regulator, with protein MSQSPLQSLRRYQSISVFGGGIVVTVLVLIACGLGMASIVSGYVEGARRSYLNGLEQTLNEIQVSETSFRNGVANAQLIWQEASAAPAAVVDEFFLNDQRVTTRPHPSLVIGVPAQTGDRAEVARYLSLSVLLARICAASSINRGRTLEGYHYSTRTGLFALIPHRNRDDPALVSPESRARVLDALRVDFERPYPGIVDARPHVRWLAPFTDPVSGQPRIRLAAEARDNGKPFAVLVTEYPTDYLLSWLADYRPEGMFYITTADGQLVTMDPTAGESGRVESLLKLSPWRGGASSSSAPVFRDGFLLFHGKLESTGWTLAYALSWTDIAAGVARSAGTLGAATLLALVVMWGLLLRFHRREFVPLYAHSQRVFDSEALCRSVIEMAPIGLGLIARDDGRFMLVSPALTDMVGRIGGDYHALSSQVIAAWQARGDVGGVQHDDLLLGDVQAAPLHLEFIACGARYQGTDVLIAAVADVTAKRQLVQKLEEAVRAADSANAAKSSFLTAMSHEIRTPLNVILGNLELLERSALDAVQHDRVYTLRTSATSLLALVGDILDFSKIEAGAMSVESIEFDVIETVERELNAFATIAKAKGLQLFCEIHACSTQQMRGDPTRLAQVLRNLVNNALKFTDAGRVTVRVAVVAGGHDAPELSIEVEDTGIGIAAEHRHKLFKAFSQVDTSITRRYGGTGLGLALCSRLVAAMGGRIAVESKPGAGSRFRVLLPLGMGVVALDRPRAARAHALALIAAHPGWRDFALPHLRAWGFDVRVYDSPSSLPAGIARRGAVVLFGDSDTWSRADLNSLSDCAPLILAIPDGPLEPYRAGDTVRVSSYSLRGLRAALALGGPMGDERGIDAVSGEALHRDDSHARDSATAATPPGAAAHGSRALRVLVADDETINGSIFSEQLYVLGCMAAEVGSGRAALESLASNDWDVLLIGDDLPDMRAHQLAEAARGVDAACDVLVVTSHLTPEGMRRCTTAGVRRILTKPVTLRHLRGALAHAWQRRAATSAQDACVAACPVDSTHQETELHDK; from the coding sequence ATGTCGCAGAGCCCGCTTCAATCCCTTCGTCGTTACCAGAGCATTTCGGTGTTCGGCGGCGGCATCGTCGTCACCGTCCTTGTCCTGATCGCGTGCGGTCTCGGGATGGCATCGATCGTCTCGGGCTATGTCGAGGGGGCGCGGCGCAGCTACCTGAACGGCCTGGAGCAGACGCTGAACGAAATCCAGGTGAGCGAAACCTCGTTCCGCAACGGCGTCGCGAACGCGCAGTTGATCTGGCAGGAGGCCAGCGCCGCGCCGGCGGCGGTCGTCGACGAATTCTTCCTCAACGACCAGCGCGTCACGACCCGTCCGCATCCGTCGCTCGTCATCGGCGTGCCCGCGCAAACCGGCGATCGGGCCGAAGTCGCGCGCTATCTGTCGTTGTCGGTCCTGTTGGCACGCATCTGCGCGGCCAGTTCGATCAATCGCGGGCGCACGCTGGAGGGCTACCACTACAGCACGCGCACGGGTTTGTTCGCGCTGATACCCCATCGGAACCGCGACGATCCGGCGCTGGTTTCTCCGGAAAGCCGCGCACGCGTGCTGGATGCGCTGCGCGTCGATTTCGAGCGCCCGTATCCGGGCATCGTCGATGCGCGCCCGCACGTGCGCTGGCTGGCGCCGTTCACCGATCCCGTGTCGGGGCAGCCGCGCATCCGGCTCGCGGCCGAGGCGCGCGACAACGGCAAGCCGTTCGCGGTGCTCGTCACCGAATATCCGACCGATTACCTGCTGTCCTGGCTCGCCGACTATCGCCCCGAAGGCATGTTCTACATCACGACGGCCGATGGCCAGCTCGTCACGATGGATCCCACGGCGGGCGAATCCGGCCGCGTGGAAAGCCTGCTGAAGCTGAGCCCGTGGCGGGGCGGCGCGTCGTCGTCGAGCGCGCCCGTGTTCCGGGACGGCTTCCTGCTGTTTCACGGCAAGCTCGAATCGACGGGCTGGACGCTTGCCTATGCGCTGTCGTGGACCGACATCGCGGCCGGCGTCGCGCGCTCGGCCGGTACGCTCGGCGCCGCGACGCTACTCGCGCTCGTGGTCATGTGGGGGTTGCTGCTGCGCTTTCATCGGCGAGAGTTCGTGCCGCTCTACGCGCACTCGCAACGCGTGTTCGACAGCGAAGCGCTGTGCCGCAGCGTGATCGAGATGGCGCCGATCGGGCTCGGGCTGATCGCGCGCGATGACGGCCGTTTCATGCTCGTGAGCCCCGCACTGACGGACATGGTCGGGCGGATCGGCGGCGACTATCACGCGCTGTCGAGCCAGGTGATCGCCGCGTGGCAGGCGCGCGGCGATGTCGGCGGCGTGCAGCACGACGACCTGCTGCTGGGCGACGTGCAGGCCGCGCCGCTGCACCTCGAATTCATTGCGTGCGGCGCACGCTATCAGGGCACGGACGTGCTGATCGCCGCGGTTGCCGACGTGACCGCCAAGCGGCAGCTCGTGCAAAAGCTGGAAGAGGCCGTGCGCGCGGCCGATTCGGCCAATGCGGCGAAATCGTCGTTCCTCACGGCGATGAGCCACGAGATCCGCACGCCGCTGAACGTGATTCTCGGCAACCTGGAACTGCTCGAGCGCTCGGCGCTCGACGCGGTCCAGCATGATCGCGTGTACACGCTGCGGACGTCGGCGACGAGCCTGCTCGCGCTCGTCGGCGACATTCTCGATTTCTCGAAGATCGAGGCCGGCGCGATGTCGGTCGAATCGATCGAGTTCGACGTGATCGAGACGGTCGAGCGCGAGCTGAACGCGTTCGCGACGATCGCAAAGGCGAAGGGCTTGCAGCTGTTCTGCGAGATCCATGCGTGCAGCACGCAGCAAATGCGAGGCGATCCGACGCGGCTCGCGCAGGTGCTCCGCAATCTGGTGAACAACGCGCTCAAGTTTACCGATGCGGGCCGCGTGACCGTGCGCGTTGCCGTCGTCGCCGGGGGGCACGACGCGCCCGAACTGTCGATCGAGGTCGAGGATACCGGCATCGGCATCGCCGCCGAACATCGGCACAAGTTGTTCAAGGCATTTTCCCAGGTCGACACGTCGATCACGCGGCGTTACGGCGGTACCGGCCTCGGGCTTGCGCTGTGCAGCCGGCTCGTCGCGGCGATGGGCGGCCGCATCGCGGTGGAGAGCAAGCCGGGCGCCGGCAGCCGTTTCAGGGTGCTGCTGCCGCTCGGCATGGGCGTCGTCGCGCTCGACCGGCCGCGTGCGGCTCGCGCACATGCGCTGGCGCTGATCGCTGCGCATCCCGGGTGGCGCGATTTTGCGTTGCCACATCTACGGGCATGGGGATTCGACGTCCGCGTGTACGACAGCCCGTCGAGTCTGCCGGCCGGCATTGCACGACGCGGTGCGGTCGTGCTGTTCGGCGATTCCGATACGTGGTCGCGAGCGGATCTGAACAGCCTGAGCGATTGCGCACCGCTGATACTCGCGATACCCGACGGCCCGCTCGAACCATATCGCGCGGGCGACACGGTACGCGTGTCGAGTTATTCGCTCCGCGGCTTGCGCGCCGCGTTGGCGCTCGGTGGCCCGATGGGCGATGAACGCGGGATCGATGCCGTATCGGGCGAGGCCCTGCATCGTGACGATTCGCACGCTCGCGATTCGGCGACGGCTGCAACGCCGCCCGGCGCGGCCGCGCACGGCAGTCGCGCATTGCGCGTGCTCGTCGCAGACGACGAAACCATCAACGGCTCGATTTTCAGCGAGCAACTGTACGTGCTCGGGTGCATGGCAGCCGAGGTCGGATCGGGGCGCGCGGCGCTCGAATCACTGGCCAGCAACGACTGGGACGTGTTGCTGATCGGCGACGATCTGCCCGACATGCGCGCGCACCAACTGGCCGAGGCGGCACGCGGCGTTGACGCCGCGTGCGACGTACTGGTCGTGACGTCGCATTTGACGCCTGAAGGCATGCGCCGCTGCACGACAGCGGGTGTCCGGCGCATATTGACAAAACCCGTGACGCTCCGGCACCTGCGCGGCGCGCTTGCGCATGCGTGGCAGCGACGTGCCGCGACGTCGGCGCAGGACGCATGCGTGGCCGCTTGCCCAGTGGACTCAACTCATCAGGAAACGGAATTGCATGACAAGTAA
- a CDS encoding GLUG motif-containing protein codes for MNKAYSLVWNEAQGGWCAVGETARRRGKSGGAKRLLAAGVSLLGLAASSGAYALPTGGEIMSGQADIAKSADNKTMSVNQHTDKLITNWQDFSVGSGERVSFRQPTSQSIALNRVVGANGSQIHGQLDANGRVFLVNPNGVMFGAGAQVNVGGLVASTQNLSDADFLAGRYRFAGTSGQSVENAGTIAAADGGSVALLGARVSNTGVIRAQMGRVALGAGNAFNVNFDGNGLLNLQVEGGAVDAQAHNGGLLKADGGEVLMTARAAGDLLGSVVRNSGTIEAKGLSSRAGKITLDGGDVKVGGKLDASAQDASTAGGTVTTRGERVAVSRDVQVDTRAASGRTGLWTIEAANAGVGGNAGVAIDGETLSRNLGTTNVALTNTSGDLTVGDAVNWTNDNALALTSKKGNVDLKQSLTASGANAGVTVNATQQIRVGNKVTLTGENASLALNSGSGHTLTNDAVVTLSGRNASFSANGEAYRVIHDLAGLRAVDGNMNGRYVLGNAIDGKGAQFRSLGGDRASFSGVFDGLGNTIGNLSISNPDSAVVGLFAVNLGRIANLGLEKITARGSVGYTRSPVSVGALAGYNTGDITNVKAKDVVVTGYGRAILGGLVGSNLSGRIDRASVSGRVEGGKDALYVGGLAGENRTVLWPDYRDATISNSHANVTVISGASGVIGSGGDTGGLVGINRGVITASTAAGSVSALARGARVGGLVGFNEGGAKAGRIEASSSTASVRGGHDATAGGLVGYNAALIEASDATGDVTVGDSSTAGGLVGENRGKIAASTAGGKVVAGASGVVGGLAGVNRATIAASTANGSVQAGNASVAGGLVGLNEATISASTANGDVWTGADSLLGGLVGRNRGDAEILASSAHGKVDGRNNVKAGGLVGSNLGKVDSSSADGAVKVGAQSQAGGLVGENHGTVTASSADGNVSAGDDSIAGGLVGMNLGKVASAHASGAVNVAGRGRAGGLVGLNWGSVSSSSASGDVVAGAGSYVGGLVGHNFTIASIDASDAIGSAKGGDGSSVGGLVGKNDGTIASSLSSGAVSGGRNARLGGVAGENFGNVDYSSSSSLVAYTAGYGQFYGGLVGVNFGRMRGNGVSGNAAAVPLAGLNFGAIRN; via the coding sequence ATGAATAAGGCCTATTCACTGGTGTGGAATGAAGCACAGGGTGGCTGGTGCGCAGTCGGGGAAACGGCGCGCCGTCGCGGCAAGTCGGGCGGCGCCAAGCGCCTGCTTGCGGCGGGCGTGTCGCTGCTGGGGCTGGCGGCGTCGTCGGGCGCGTACGCACTGCCGACGGGCGGCGAGATCATGTCGGGGCAGGCGGACATCGCGAAGTCGGCGGACAACAAGACGATGTCGGTCAACCAGCACACGGACAAGCTGATCACGAACTGGCAGGACTTCAGCGTAGGCAGCGGCGAGCGGGTGTCGTTCCGGCAGCCGACGAGCCAGTCGATCGCACTGAACCGGGTGGTCGGCGCGAACGGCAGCCAGATTCACGGCCAGCTGGACGCGAACGGGCGCGTGTTCCTGGTGAACCCGAACGGCGTGATGTTCGGCGCGGGCGCGCAGGTGAACGTGGGCGGTCTGGTGGCGTCGACGCAGAACCTGTCGGACGCGGATTTCCTGGCCGGTCGCTACCGGTTCGCGGGGACGTCGGGCCAGTCGGTGGAGAACGCGGGGACGATCGCGGCGGCAGACGGCGGCAGTGTGGCGCTGCTGGGCGCGCGAGTGTCGAACACGGGTGTGATCCGCGCGCAGATGGGCCGCGTGGCGTTGGGCGCGGGCAATGCGTTCAACGTGAACTTCGACGGCAACGGGCTGCTGAACCTGCAGGTCGAAGGCGGGGCGGTGGACGCGCAGGCGCACAACGGCGGGTTGCTGAAGGCGGACGGCGGGGAAGTGCTGATGACGGCGCGCGCGGCAGGCGATCTGCTGGGCTCGGTGGTCAGGAACAGCGGCACGATCGAGGCGAAGGGCCTGAGCAGCCGCGCCGGGAAGATCACGCTGGACGGCGGCGACGTTAAAGTCGGCGGGAAGCTGGACGCGAGCGCGCAGGACGCATCGACGGCGGGCGGCACGGTGACGACGCGCGGCGAGCGGGTGGCGGTGTCGCGCGACGTGCAGGTGGATACGCGCGCGGCGTCGGGCCGCACGGGCCTGTGGACGATCGAGGCGGCCAACGCCGGGGTCGGCGGTAACGCTGGCGTCGCGATCGACGGCGAGACGCTGTCGCGCAACCTGGGCACGACGAACGTGGCGCTGACCAACACGTCGGGCGACCTGACGGTGGGCGACGCGGTGAACTGGACGAACGACAACGCGCTGGCGCTGACGTCGAAAAAGGGCAACGTCGACCTGAAGCAGTCGCTGACGGCGAGCGGCGCGAACGCGGGCGTGACGGTGAACGCGACGCAACAGATCCGCGTCGGCAACAAGGTGACGCTGACGGGCGAAAACGCGAGCCTCGCGCTGAACTCGGGCAGCGGCCATACGCTGACGAACGATGCGGTGGTCACGCTGTCGGGTCGCAATGCATCGTTCTCGGCGAACGGTGAAGCGTATCGCGTGATTCACGATCTCGCGGGGCTGCGCGCCGTCGACGGCAACATGAACGGCCGTTACGTGCTGGGTAACGCGATCGACGGCAAGGGTGCGCAATTCCGCAGCCTCGGCGGCGACCGTGCGTCGTTCAGTGGCGTGTTCGACGGTCTGGGCAATACCATCGGCAATCTGTCGATCTCGAATCCCGACAGTGCGGTCGTCGGGTTGTTTGCGGTCAACCTCGGCCGCATCGCCAACCTCGGGCTGGAGAAAATCACGGCGCGCGGGTCGGTCGGGTACACGAGGTCGCCGGTCAGCGTCGGCGCATTGGCCGGCTACAACACGGGTGACATCACCAACGTCAAGGCGAAAGACGTCGTGGTGACCGGTTATGGCCGCGCGATCCTCGGTGGCCTGGTCGGCAGCAATCTCAGCGGACGCATCGATCGCGCTTCTGTTTCGGGCCGTGTCGAAGGCGGCAAGGACGCGCTGTACGTTGGTGGTCTGGCTGGCGAAAACCGCACGGTCCTTTGGCCGGATTATCGCGACGCGACCATCAGCAACAGCCACGCCAACGTAACGGTCATCAGCGGGGCGAGCGGCGTCATCGGGTCGGGCGGCGATACGGGCGGTCTGGTCGGGATCAACCGGGGCGTCATCACGGCGTCGACGGCAGCGGGCAGCGTCAGCGCCCTGGCCCGCGGCGCGCGCGTCGGTGGCCTCGTCGGCTTCAACGAAGGCGGGGCCAAGGCGGGGCGCATCGAGGCCTCTTCGTCGACCGCGAGCGTACGAGGCGGTCATGACGCGACGGCGGGCGGCCTCGTCGGCTACAACGCCGCGTTGATCGAGGCGTCCGACGCGACAGGTGACGTGACCGTGGGCGACAGCAGCACGGCGGGTGGCCTGGTCGGGGAAAATCGCGGCAAGATCGCCGCGTCGACGGCGGGAGGCAAAGTCGTTGCGGGTGCGTCGGGCGTGGTTGGCGGGCTCGCTGGCGTCAACCGTGCGACGATCGCGGCGTCGACGGCGAACGGCAGCGTTCAGGCCGGCAACGCCTCGGTGGCGGGCGGCCTCGTGGGGTTGAACGAAGCCACGATCAGCGCATCCACCGCGAACGGCGACGTCTGGACGGGCGCCGACAGCCTGCTGGGCGGTCTCGTCGGCCGTAACAGGGGCGATGCAGAGATACTCGCATCGAGCGCACATGGCAAGGTGGACGGGCGTAACAACGTGAAGGCTGGCGGGCTCGTCGGTTCGAACCTCGGCAAGGTGGACAGTTCGTCGGCCGACGGCGCGGTCAAGGTCGGCGCGCAGAGCCAGGCGGGCGGTCTCGTCGGCGAAAACCACGGCACCGTGACCGCCTCCTCGGCGGACGGCAACGTATCGGCCGGCGATGACAGCATCGCAGGGGGGCTCGTCGGCATGAATCTCGGCAAGGTGGCGAGCGCCCACGCAAGCGGGGCCGTGAACGTCGCCGGCAGGGGCAGGGCAGGCGGCCTGGTCGGACTCAACTGGGGCAGCGTGTCGTCGTCGAGCGCGTCGGGCGACGTCGTTGCGGGCGCCGGTAGCTACGTCGGCGGCCTGGTCGGCCATAACTTCACGATTGCGTCGATCGATGCGTCCGACGCCATCGGTTCGGCGAAGGGCGGCGATGGCAGTTCGGTCGGCGGTCTCGTCGGCAAGAACGACGGCACGATCGCGTCGTCGTTGTCGTCAGGCGCGGTGTCCGGCGGGCGCAATGCACGGCTGGGCGGCGTGGCAGGCGAAAACTTTGGCAACGTCGATTATTCGAGCTCGAGCAGCCTTGTTGCCTACACGGCCGGCTACGGTCAGTTCTACGGCGGGCTGGTCGGCGTCAACTTCGGCCGGATGCGCGGCAATGGCGTGAGCGGAAACGCGGCGGCGGTGCCGCTCGCGGGCCTCAATTTCGGCGCAATCCGGAACTGA